A window of Chryseobacterium sp. IHB B 17019 genomic DNA:
GCTTTTATTCGCTGTAAAAATGTATCCGCTGAAAATTGCTGTTAATAATATCAAAGTTCCGATCAGTACTAATTCATTCACCAATGAAGAGGTATAATTATGATTCTCGCTATCAAAGTAGTCTATTCCCTCCCTCTGAAAAACGAAATACACGTAAACAGCTCCAATAATGGCAGCCAATCCCGCAAAAACTCCGGATAACCCACTCAATGAGATAAATCTGGAAGAACGCTCCATCATGGAACGAATGTGTGATAAGTCTTCGTGATAATTTTTTGAATCCATATAAAGAACTTTGAAATACAAAGTTATTGTTTTTTTTGAACCGACAAAATATTTTTTTGAAATAGATAAAAATAAATGTGAATTGTCAATTGCCAATTCGTTTCACTTTTCAATTTAAAATTAAATAAAAATTCACCATTAACTAGTGAAGCAAAATTGACTTTTGACAATGCCTATCAGTCATAAAAAAACCGATGAATTAAATCATCGGCTGTGTATTTTACAATTAAAACAAAAGTTATTTCGCTCTTAATCTTTCTTTAATTGATTCAATATTTTTCTTTGCAGAATCTTCCAGAATTAAGCTTGCACTCATGTGAATTCTTGCCGGCATCAGTTCGTTGAAATGATCAGTTCCTTCCCATGATACTTTTTTTATCAAGGCCAGAGCATCCTTGCTTCTTGAAGCTAAAGTCTGCATGAATTTCTCCAATTTGGCATCCATTTCTTCAATATTCTCTGAAACAGAATGGTAAATATTGTGTTGCTCCGCCCATTCTGCGGATCTGAAATCTGCATCAATTGCCATTGCGGAAAACTGGGATTTACCGATTTTTCTTTCCACATAAGGCCCGATCACAAAAGGCCCGATTCCAAGATTAATCTCTGTCAACGCCAACGCCGAATCTTTTGTTGCAAAACAATAATCTGCTCCACAGGCAAGTCCTACACCTCCACCGGTAGTTTTACCCTGAACTCTTACCACCACTATTTTACCACAGTTTCTCATCGCGTTCAGAACTTTTGCAAAACCTCCGAAAAATTTTTCGGAGGCCTCCAATTCTTCAATAGCTAAAAGCTCATCGAAACTTGCTCCCGCACAGAATGCTTTTTCACCTTCACTTTTTACTAAAATTGCTTTTACCTCATCTTTTGCACCTTCATCTAAAATAGTTTGCGCCAGCTTTTCAAGAATAACTCCCGGTAAAGAATTGCTTTTCGGGGTACCGAATATGATTTCGGCGATATTGTTTTTAAGTTCTGATACTACGAATTCGTTCATTTTAAAAATTAAATTGATTGATGCAAAAATACTAAAATACAGCTGTTTTGAAGAAATTTAATCCTATAAATTAGGGGTATCATTTTTTGCTGCAGTCTTGTTACGTAGAAATACGTAATTCTCAATTTGGTATTTTCTACTCTACTGTAAAATTCATGATTGCCGTTACTTTGGATTGTCAATTAATAGTGACATTAAAAAAAAACTAAAGGCGGTATCCGAAAAGCCTCGAAAAGAG
This region includes:
- a CDS encoding enoyl-CoA hydratase/isomerase family protein yields the protein MNEFVVSELKNNIAEIIFGTPKSNSLPGVILEKLAQTILDEGAKDEVKAILVKSEGEKAFCAGASFDELLAIEELEASEKFFGGFAKVLNAMRNCGKIVVVRVQGKTTGGGVGLACGADYCFATKDSALALTEINLGIGPFVIGPYVERKIGKSQFSAMAIDADFRSAEWAEQHNIYHSVSENIEEMDAKLEKFMQTLASRSKDALALIKKVSWEGTDHFNELMPARIHMSASLILEDSAKKNIESIKERLRAK